The Mus pahari chromosome 2, PAHARI_EIJ_v1.1, whole genome shotgun sequence genomic interval CACAGGAATCTGAGCAGCTGCGAAATCGGGCCTAGGAAGATGGAGGCAGTGACTTCTTGGGAAGGGTCTGGGACCTGTAGGGTTTCGGTCTTAGGGGAGGGGGAATCCTTCTGGGCCCTGTCTGGTGGGGTTGCTGTGTCACTTGTCCTTCGGCCTTTCACTGACATTGCCAATGATTACAGGCTGAGGTGTTACGTTTCTGATGTTTTAAAGGGTGGGGCTGCTGATGGTAGTTCGCTGAGTTGTGATCCTGTGTGCCCGTGTCATGGCTCTGACGCCCCTGATCAccctcaccccctctccctctgcgcAGCCCGTCTCACCGGAGGCCAGATGTGCCGACCACACTTGTTGCACAGCCCAGGCTTGCCGTGGCTGGACGGGGGCAAAGCAGCTCTCTCTGCCGCCGCTGCCCATCACCACAGTCCCTGGACCGTCAGCCCGTTCTCTAAGACCCCGCTGCACCCCTCAGCTGCTGGAGCACCCGGAGGGCCTCTGTCTGTGTACCCGGGGGCTGCGGGTGGGAGCGGGGGAGGCAGTGGGAGCTCCGTGGCCTCCCTCACCCCCACTGCAGCCCACTCGGGCTCCCATCTCTTCGGCTTCCCACCCACACCACCCAAAGAAGTGTCTCCAGACCCCAGCACGACAGGAGCTGCTTCCCCGGCCTCTTCTTCTGCAGGGGGTAGTGTAGTCCGGGGTGAGGACAAGGATGGCGTCAAGTACCAAGTGTCACTGTCCGAGAGCATGAAGATGGAAGGCGGCAGTCCCCTTCGCCCGGGCCTAGCTACCATGGGCGCCCAGCCTGCAACACACCACCCAATACCCACCTATCCCTCCTATGTGCCTGCCTCAGCTCACGACTATGGCAGCGGTCTCTTCCATCCGGGAGGCTTCCTGGGCGGTCCAGCCTCCAGCTTCACCCCTAAGCAGCGAAGCAAGGCTCGATCCTGCTCAGGTAAAGGCAGGTGTGGAACTTCAGGGCCTGTGGGTGTGGTGTGCCTCTGTAAAAGGTGTCGTGGTCTGATAGAGGGGCCATGCTAGGACACCCGACTTAAGAATGGGTGGTCGTCCTCCCTGATAGTCCATAGGCATTTGACGTTCCCTGTGGAGAGGAAGAAAGCCCTAAAACTTTCATCCTGCCAGTTGAGTGCTCCTAGGGACCCCCATGTTCAGTTCCTCTCTGCACCCCTCCTCATGCCCTCCTCTCCAAGGTTGGCAAGCATCAGCTTATACACAGAATGAGattccctgtctcctccccaaACGTTCAGCTGAGCGCAGTCTCCTGACTGGGCGTGGGGGAGAATGGAGGCTGTAGGTGAGGGAAGGAGTCAGTGTGCACttatgtgtacgtgtgtctgtGAGCGTGTGTGCATGCCGTGGGCACTGCAGAGATCTAGGCCCTAGAGGAATCTGGTTCTCCAACTCTGCTAGTCCAGTTTTAGGATTGCAGCGGCTCCAGATCTCCTTGGAGATTTCCCCAAAGCAAAATTCCCAAGGCCTGCTTGCACCCTAGTGACCCTGATCCTTCTCCCTGAGGGTAGGAGTGAGAACCTGTGCGGGTGCCTGCACCCCTTTGCCAGCTGCAGCTGGATCCAGCTGGGTTTGTCCAGCCATATGGCCCTCAGGCAATAACCCGTGCCTCTGAGGCTCCTTCCCATAGCTTTTAGCAAGGGAGGGGGAAGGCTTCCTCCAAAGCTTATTTCTGAGTTGAAGAACCAACTTCTCATAGGTGACTTAGTTCCAACTAAATCAGGAAGAATTTCCAGGGTATTGAGCTACTAAGCTCTCGCTCGGCTGGACTCCAGCCCCAACTTGACTCTTGTCTCTTGCTCTACTAAGATCAGCGACTTTGCCTTTTTTGCAAAGTCTTGGCCTATTTGTAGCCCTTTCTTCCgtgtttgttttgtattctatTTGAGTTCCAGATggccaaaaacaacaacagaaaataaggCCACCTAGCCTAAAGTGAAagaacttatttatttcattttagaaacaACTTTGATCGTTGAATTCTAAGAGTTTGGCTGAAAGGGGAGCCCaactgaaggaagagaaaaagtttCCTGACCCTAGCCAGAGCATAAAGACAGTGAGGGGCTGatgggagagatgagaaacaGACTTAGAGATGCTGGCTCAGTTGGGCAAAAGTGAGAGGCAGAAGTGAGAGGAAATAGAccggaagaggaggaagagaggctcCCCCAGACCCCAATCCTGGACAACTGTGGCCTCAGCTGAGCGCAAGCGAGAGTGAGAGCGAGCTACAGTAGCCTGTGCTCTGTGAAACCGGCCTTCAGTTCCTTTTCCGGGTAACTTGCTGCAGGCTCTGAGAACCCCTGGTGTTTGCTTTTCCTCAGCACAACAGAAATGAGGATTTATCCTTAAAAGACCCGGAACTTCTTTTAAGGGGACTCCTTGAGTCCCTTTTTTCTGCCAGGGGTGGGTCTCCCTTAATACAACCTTGATTCTCTGGCTGTGTAGAGGTTAAGCAGGCCTTGTGTCTTTCCTTGTTCCCTTACAGAAGGCCGGGAGTGTGTCAACTGTGGTGCCACAGCCACCCCTCTCTGGCGACGAGATGGCACAGGCCACTACCTGTGCAATGCCTGTGGGCTCTACCACAAGATGAATGGACAGAACCGGCCGCTCATCAAACCCAAGCGAAGGCTGGTAGGAGAGGGCACATCATGGGGCAGGGCAGTGGCCATCGGCAACCTGGGCAGAGCGGGTGTGGGTAGTTAGTTAAgtgaagaggaaaacaaaacggaggggaaaaaaaaaaaacaaaaacaatccaacAGCAAACTTTCAAATGCAGACACTTCATCACCGCAATCCTCTTATCAGTCAAATCATTTGGGGGGTCAGTCAGGTCGGTCTTCGTTCTGGCGGATTCTTTCCTGCCAAATTTCCTGTCCTGCAGCCTCCTGGCACCCCCCTCCCTCCCGCAGCCACTGGgcacccccttccctgctcccccccccacacacactgctgaAGGATTCCCAGAGCCCAGAGTCTAGCAGCCCACCCTCAAGGCTCTGGCCTCTTATtcgctctttttaaaaatagggccATGAAGTACTTTTCCCTGTGGCTGCTCTGGCCGCCCTCCCTCGCCTCCCAGCTCCCGGTCTCCTCCGCTTATTTAAATAACACACAGCGGCCACCAAAAAAACCTgccctttattatttttccatggAGTCACCTATACTGTGTATTTTcatttgagtgattttttttttttttaaaaaaatgtcctttcGGATCTCCTGCCGGAGTTTCCTATCCGGACATCTGCAGCCGGTAGATAAGGAAACTTCGTGTATCTGTTTCCGGACCGGCAAGTTTTCAGAGCCACCTCGACTCAGTCCTGCCTCTTGCTGGGCTGTTTTGAAATTTCTAATACCCTCCATTCTGCAAATAATGTGTAAAATgctaagaataataaatatattttttcagggCGAAGTGATTTATGAGTTTAAATCGTTCACCCGCTTTGGggcccctttttcttttttttttctccccccccacctcccagcagTGTGAGGGCGGTGCGGGCTGGTGGGGGTGGAAGGAGGATATGCTGCTGGCCCCTGAGTCAGAATTCCAGCTTCGGCCTGCTTACTCACCCTCCCTGCCCCCGCGGCAGGCCAGCTCTGGTCCCCTCCAGGAGCAGGCTCAAGCCTGGGGCCTCTCAGGACTCGGCTGGACTCGGGCCCCCTCCCCACACTGGCTGCCTAGAGGAGTtgctgggtggaggtggggtgtgagaggaggaagacacaggagTTTACCTGAGGCAGAATGGATGGCAGAGGGTAGTCTGCATTCAAAGAAAAgcccccccctttcttcctccccacaTTTCAGTCCTTCTAGAGACCAAACCTACCCTCTTCCACTCCTCACCTCTGACTGACATTTCCTGGGGGGCTGGGACTAGGGGCTTGGTAAAAGCAGCAGGTGAGCGCTCTCAGGGCGTAGGGCTCTAGGCCGGCAGGAATGGAAGCACCTTTGCTCCGTAGTCCTTTTGAAGCCCTGTTAGTATGACTACTGATTGCTAGGAATGCTGTTAGTACAGTAAAAGGCACTGAGTGTTTAGTTTTTAAACTGTAGTTAAATTCAATTTAAATCTCTCCTGGCGACTCCTAGATCCTATATAGGACAAGTAAAGTCCACACTTTAATCCTGGGCTCAAACTTCCTGGGGCTTTCTGGGCTCTCCTGGACAGTGTAGGGTCTTGCTGCCATGGTCTCTCAGCCCTGACTTACCAGGATTCTGGATTTCCAGGGGAAtagtggcgggggtggggtggggagggggaggcatgcAACTGGAGACAGAGCAAC includes:
- the Gata2 gene encoding endothelial transcription factor GATA-2, with product MEVAPEQPRWMAHPAVLNAQHPDSHHPGLAHNYMEPAQLLPPDEVDVFFNHLDSQGNPYYANPAHARARVSYSPAHARLTGGQMCRPHLLHSPGLPWLDGGKAALSAAAAHHHSPWTVSPFSKTPLHPSAAGAPGGPLSVYPGAAGGSGGGSGSSVASLTPTAAHSGSHLFGFPPTPPKEVSPDPSTTGAASPASSSAGGSVVRGEDKDGVKYQVSLSESMKMEGGSPLRPGLATMGAQPATHHPIPTYPSYVPASAHDYGSGLFHPGGFLGGPASSFTPKQRSKARSCSEGRECVNCGATATPLWRRDGTGHYLCNACGLYHKMNGQNRPLIKPKRRLSAARRAGTCCANCQTTTTTLWRRNANGDPVCNACGLYYKLHNVNRPLTMKKEGIQTRNRKMSSKSKKSKKGAECFEELSKCMQEKTSPFSAAALAGHMAPVGHLPPFSHSGHILPTPTPIHPSSSLSFGHPHPSSMVTAMG